In one window of Arachis ipaensis cultivar K30076 chromosome B06, Araip1.1, whole genome shotgun sequence DNA:
- the LOC107647936 gene encoding vacuolar protein sorting-associated protein 13-like protein yields the protein MDSLGNSSSAMNGVQQKTPTKRSNKQKKKNNNNNKKEIKVVYISNPMKVKTSASEFRALVQELTGQDAEFPYDSSRFKGYGSDHDGDDDSNNNNNTKGGYDDNNCTDKVGYDEVNDDTLVVVPPPSPPSLLPPPENPNWEEKIVAGEGGERGGSSSIESFEPFDEVFTPQMIESISSFIPSSVYYESPQLDQVVMHYNYVHQ from the coding sequence ATGGATAGCCTTGGGAATTCTTCTTCAGCCATGAATGGTGTCCAACAAAAAACACCAACTAAAAGAAGCAataagcagaagaagaagaacaacaataataacaagaaggAAATCAAGGTTGTGTACATATCCAACCCCATGAAGGTGAAGACTAGTGCCTCCGAATTTAGGGCTTTGGTGCAAGAGCTCACCGGCCAGGATGCTGAATTTCCTTATGACTCTTCTAGATTCAAGGGTTATGGCAGCGACCACGACGGCGACGACGacagcaataataataataatactaaagGGGGTTATGATGATAATAATTGTACGGATAAAGTTGGTTATGATGAAGTAAACGATGATACACTTGTGGTAGtacctcctccttctcctccttctcttcttcctccgCCGGAAAACCCTAATTGGGAAGAAAAAATTGTCGCCGGcgaaggaggagaaagaggaggaTCTTCGTCAATAGAGAGCTTTGAGCCGTTTGATGAAGTTTTCACGCCTCAGATGATAGAGAGCATCTCGTCCTTCATTCCATCAAGTGTCTACTATGAATCTCCCCAACTTGATCAAGTGGTGATGCACTACAATTATGTTCATCAATGA